The sequence CACATCTTTTCTACCCATTTTCCATCATTGCTTAAAAGCATCAGGCCTTCCGATTGTTTGTCGAGTCGCCCCGCTATTGCCAGATCAGGATTATTGGGAAAGAAAGTGGAGAGATTTTCTGAGATGTTTTTGTTTAAAGTGCTTTCATATCCGGTTGGTTTATGAAATTTTAAATACACAAACTCCTTTTTCAAACGCTCAATTTTTCCATTCACTTTTATTTCAGAATGATCTTCGAGAAAAACGTTTTCGAAAATTTGCAGAGAATCAATTTCTACCAGGCCTTTTTCAATAAGTTCTGCGGCTGCCTTATTACTGAGCATTAAGGTATGCACTAAAAAATATTTTATTCTTCGGTAAAAACTCATTTTAAAAGTTTAAAGTTAAATGTTATTATTAAACGCCGTAATCTTAAATCCATCAAGGTTTTAATCGAACCATCTTTTTCTGCAAAGCCTGAAGCATTAAACAAAATATCCGAAATTGTTACGAGTGGTTTTTTAATCATGTTGTAAAGGCCTAATTTTACAGCAGTGGAAGAACTCATTTCAATAAGAAGTTTAAAAAAGACTTATAAAATAGGCGACGAGATCATAGAAGCGCTTAAAGATGTGTCGCTAAGTATTTATAAAAATGAGTATGTAGCACTCATGGGTCCTTCCGGCAGCGGCAAGTCTACCCTGATGAATACCCTTGGTTGTCTCGATAGTCCTACTTCTGGTCAATACATTTTAAATGGTCTTTCGGTAGCGCAAATGACGGACAATGAATTGGCAGAAGTGCGCAACAAAGAAATAGGTTTTGTTTTCCAGACTTTTAATTTGTTGCCCCGGGCTACAACACTGGATAATGTTGCTCTGCCGTTGGTTTATGCCGGTTTCAGCAAAGCAGACCGGGAAAAACGCGCAAAAGAAGTTTTAGAAAGTGTTGGCTTGGGTAATCGCATGAATCATAAGCCAAATGAATTAAGCGGTGGACAACGCCAGCGTGTGGCCATTGCCCGAGCACTGGTTAACAATCCCGCCATCATTCTTGCCGATGAGCCAACCGGAAATCTCGATAGTAAAACTTCTGTCGAAATTATGGGGCTTTTTGAAGAGATACACAAAAAAGGAAATACAATCATTCTTGTTACTCATGAGGAAGACATAGCTCTTCATGCCCACCGCATAGTACGTTTAAAAGATGGGCTTGTAGAAAGCGATTCTTTGAATACAAAAATCACCACCTACAAAAACCGCATGGAAGAAATGGATAAAAACTGATTGTTTTTGTCATTTCCATTTTTTGCCCGATTTTAACCAGATAAACAGATTTTAAGCAATTTGGGTTAATCGGTTTTTTAATCCCATAATATCACTTAATTTTAAGGCCTTATGAGATTCCTGATTCCGCTCTTATTTTTATCTTTTTTCCTGCAGGGGCAAAAGGATTCTGCAATAACTGTTCCTTTAGTTGGAGTTAATTTTGGAGGACAAATCCCTTATGGAGATTTAGCCAATCGTTTTGGTTTAAATTTAAGGGCCGGTGGTTCTTTCCTGATCAAAACAAAAAAGAACTGGATCTATGGCCTTGATGCATTTTACATATTTGGAAGAAATGTAAAAGAAGATGTTCTTGTAAATCTTAAAACCCCCGAAGGCTATGTTACCGACAATGAGGGCTATCCTGCAGATCTGCGGATAACAGAGCGTGGCATCGGAGTTCATGCACACTTCGGACGCATCTTTAATATTGATAAGAGCTTCCCCAATTCGGGTATTATGGTAACCGTTGGCATAGGCTATTTGCAACACAAGGTTAATCTTTACGACGCACAAAATCGTGTAGCGGCTATATATAAAGATCTTAAAAAAGGCTACGACCGTTTTAGTGGAGGGCCCTCCATAAGTCAGTTCATTGGCTATTTGCATCTCAGTGAGAATAGGCTTTTAAACTTTTACCTCGGTTTTGAATCATACCAAACCTTCGCGAAAAGTTTCAGAAAATTAAACTACACCACGGGACTACCTGATACAAAACAACGCTTCGACGGACTTTTAGGCTTCAGGGCAGGTTGGATTCTTCCACTTTACAAAAAGAAACCTAACGAATTTTATTATAATTAATTCTGAATGTTTTTTTACAATTTTATCGTTCGTTTATACGGCTTTGTAATTCTTGCAGCTTCTCTCAGAAAAGAAAAAGCAAAACAATGGGTGCGCGGAAGAAAGAACTGGAGATTGGAACTTAGCCGCAAAATCGCCCCTTTTGCAGGACGTAAAAGAGTATGGGTGCATTGCGCCTCTTATGGCGAGTTCGAGCAGGGACGACCGCTAATGGAAGCCATTCGTAAACAACATCCGGATTATGTAATAGTGCTTAGTTTCTTTTCACCAAGCGGATATGAAGCATTTAAAACCTGGAGCGGAGCTGATCTTATTTGTTATCTTCCGTTGGACACCAGGGCGAATGCAAAAGCGTTTATTAGTAGTATTAATCCGAACATAGCTCTTTTTATTAAATACGAATTCTGGGTAAATTTTTTATTCCGCTTAAAAAAACAAAATATTCCAACATTCCTGGTTTCAGCGGTTTTTAAGCCACACCACCCTTTCTTTAAATGGTATGGAGGCTTATTCAGAAGATCTTTAAAAACGTTCACAGAATTATTTATCCAGGATGATGCCTCCGCTGCTTTATTGCAAAGTATAGGGATGAAGAACTACGAAGTGTGCGGTGATACGCGTTTTGACCGGGTGGTGGAGATAAAAAATAATTTTACGCCGCTTCCGTTTTTTGAAGAATTTTGCGGTAACAAAAAAGTAATTATTGCGGGAAGTACCTGGCCCAAAGATGAAGAACTTTTAATTGAGATGTTTAAAAATTTAAATGATCCTGATTTGAAACTAATTTTAGCACCGCATCATGTGGATGATAAAACCATTCAAAACCTTGAGAACCTGCTTTCAAAAAACGATCTCGTTTATACTTTGTATAGCGACCAAAAACAAAATTCCGCTTCGTCCATCCTAATCGTAAATGCGATGGGTCTCCTAAACAAGATTTACCATTACGCGACTGTCACTTATATTGGCGGTGGTTTCAACTCCGGTATTCATAATTGTCTTGAGCCCGCAGTGTATTTAAAACCCGTTCTTTTTTACGGTGGTGACGATTATCACAAATACAATGAAGCTATAGACCTTCTTAAGATGGGCGCCGCAAAAAATGTTTCTAACGCCAATGAAGCAGAAAAAGAAATCCTTCATTTTTTAAATTCACACGAGGAAATTAAAAAAGTGGAAGAGAGATTAAGTACTTATTTCGCGAAAAATTCAGGAACTACGGAGAAGGTGCTTGGGTTTATTAATTGGGACTAGGGCAGGTCTTGGAACAGATTCGTGAAATCAAAATTCATCAAAGATGCATTCCAGTCCTAGTCTGTCGTTTTTAAAACACTCTCCCACAACAAATCCGCACTCTTATCCCATGAAAACTTCTGTTTCTGAATTCTTCCTTTTTGTATAAGAGCATTCCTTAAAGCCTCTTCACCGTACATACGAAGCATGGCATTTTTTACGTCGTGAATTTCTGTCGGATTTACAAGTAATGCGGCATCTCCGGCAATCTCTGGCAAACTGGTTACATTACTGGTAATGATAGGAACTTCTGCCTCCATAGCTTCCACTAAAGGAATGCCGAAGCCTTCGTAATAGGGTATAAAAGTCAATGCAGTGGCGCTCCCTAAAACAAGTCCAAGATCCTCATCGCTTAATCTTCCGGTAAAAATGATGTCTTCTTTATAAGCACTTTCTTCAAGGGTTTTGTTTATGTCCGAAAGTCCCCAAAAGCCAGGCCCTGCAAGCACTAACTTAAAATCAGAATGACTTTCTTTCTTAAACTCAGAAAAGGCCCTGATCAGAGAAGGGATGTTTTTTCGCGGATGTAAAGAACCCACATTCACAAAATAGTTTTTTCCGTAGGAGAACTTTTCTTTGGTTTTTTGTTTCGTGAGCTCATCTAAAGGTTTAAAAAAGGAATGAATACCATTGTAAACCACATCAATCTTAGAAGCTTCGATTTTGTAATTTGAAATGAGCTCTTGTTTACTGAATTCCGAAACAGTAGCTATTCTGCTAGCTTCTTTCGCAAACCTGGGGAAGTAATAATTATAATATTTAGCGGTCAGCCATTTACTATCCTTTGGGTAATGTATAAAGTTAAGATCGTGAATCACCGGCAATTGCTTGCAGGGAGCTCCAAGACTTAAAAATCCATCAGGAGACAGGAACAAATCGGGTTTCATTTTAGTAAGCACACCCTTAACGGATAATTGTAACCAGGCATAATACAAAAAGGGGTGACGCGCCTGAGGAGAAACAACCAATGGCGTAATATTATCCGAAAAAATGAACTCCTCGTCAAAGGGTCGGTCAAATAAAAATACAAAGTGAACATTCGGGTTTTTCCGGGTAATACGTTTCAGGGTCTGGTAACCAAACCAACCAATTCCCTCAAGTCGGTTTTTCAATAATAACCGGGTATTAACAACGATCTGCACCCCGCAAATCTATGAATTAGATTAGTAAAAGCGATAAAAAAAACTATCTTTGTCCGCTTTTAATGCAAAAGAAAAAGTTCATACTCGACCTCGCCATCCTGATCATCCTTAATCTCCTTATTAAGCCATTCTGGACTGTAATTATTGAGCCAAAAGTTCAGGGGCAAATGGGAAATATAACTTATGGTGAGTATTTTACTATTTTCCAATTCTCTTTATTACTCAATATATTTTTAGATTTTGGCTTAACCAATTTTAATAATAAAAACATTGCACAATACAGTCATTTACTGAGTAAACATTTTGGTAAAATGTTAAGCCTGAAGTTTACACTTGGCTTATTGTACTTTGTGGTTTCTTTTTCTATTGGTTATTTACTTTTCGGGTACAACGTTCAGCTGCTTGTCATTTTATGCCTCAATAGTTTTTTATTAAGTTTAAACGTGTTTTTACGTTCAAACTTACAGGCCCTGCATTTATTTAGATTAGATAGCTTTATTTCTGTTTTAGACAGGGTAATACAAATAATCATTGTTTTAGCAATGCTATTCAACATGTTTTGGTTAAAGCTTTCTATTATGAACTTTGCGTATGCGCAGACGGTGGGTTATGCGCTTACAGGATTAATTTGTTTTATAGTTGTAATAAGAAAAACACTCACTTTTACATTAAACTGGGACTGGCACTTTAATATTTTAATTTTAAAAAAGAGTTTACCTTATGCTGTATTGGTTTTGTTGATGACGTTTTACAATCGCCTCGATCCCATTATGATTCAGGAGCTACTACAGGGTGATCTGGGAAAAGAGCAAAGCGCTATTTATGGAAAGAGTTTTAGGTTATTAGATGCAGCCAATCAAATAGCAATGTTATTCTCCATTCAGTTGATTCCTTTATTCAGCAGGATGATAAAAAATAAAGAAAACATGGAAAACATTGTGAAATTATCTTTCACATTATTGGTTACACCGGCATTAATCGTCTCAATAAGTACTATTTTTTATGCTCAACATTTTTTTGAAAAAATAAATTACTCTACAAATGCTGCCTACGATGCGGCTGAAGGCTATGAGATTTTGGCAGTGTTGATGAATTGCTTTACTGCAGTTTCATTAACATGTATTTTTGGAACACTTTTAACGGCCAATGGCGATTTAAAAAAATTAAACATAATGGCTTTTGGAGGCATTTTGGTTAATTTAATCTTAAATTTTCTTTTAATTCCAAGGTATCAGGCCATGGGTAGTGCAATTGCAAGTTTAATTACACAGTTTCTTACCGGATTTTATCAGGTATACCTGTCTTACAAAGTGTTTAATTTCAAGGTGAACAAACGTTTGTTGAGGTCCTTGTTTTTCTTCATTGCGGGTTTATTTTTTATTAATTATTTCACCTGGGATTTACTGGGCAAAGATGGCGACAGTTGGATGTTTAATTTTGTTATAATGCTTATCTTTAGTGGTTTATTAGCCTTTGTTACTGGTATGGTAAATCCTAAATCAGTATTACGTTTTATTAAATACAAATAAATTATGGTTGAGAATATTTCAGCAAGAGAGCTGATCGAAAAAGTTATTGAGTGGAGAAAAAAGTTTCTGTGGATTACTATAGTAACTGCAATTGTTACCGGAGTCATCGTTTTTTTGATGCCTAAACAATACAAATCTACTGCTATTGTTTTTCCGGCCCGCCAGTTTTCGGTATCAAAATTAGTTATCGAAGCAAACGCAGGTAACCAGGAAGATTACATGATGTATGGTGATGCAGATGATTGCGAAAAACTAATGCAGATTTTCGCAACAGACGATATTAAAATTAAAGTGGCTGACCGCTTTAACCTTTGGGAGCGTTGGAAATTGAAAGATACAGTATTTGCTCTGCATTTCTTAAAACAAAAGTGGGACGATCAGGTAACCATTAAACGCACAGAATACAACAGTATCAAAATTGAAGTTTTAGACTATACTGCTGATAGTGCAGCCTTTGTAGCTAATGGTATTTCGGATTATTGTGACTCTATTCGTTTCGATATGAACAGGAAACTTTCGGGCCAGGTTCTCAAAATTGTGAAAATGGAATACGACAGCACTATAGCAAGAATGAAAATTCTGGAAGACAGTTTAAATGTTCTCAGGGGCTTAGGTGTTTTTCACTACAAGGAGCAAGTAAAAGCTTATTCAAAAAGTTACGCGAAAGCTATAGAAAAAAATGATGTAGCGGCAATGAAACGGTTTGAAGCAAAATTTGATACCCTGAAAAAATATGGTGGTGCTTACCAGAACATTCATGATAACCTCGAAAAGTATGGTTCGAAATATCCTGATATTAAAATGAAATACGATGAGGCAAAAGTAAATTACAACACTTTGGTGCCAAATAAATTTGTAGTTCAAAAAGCTCAGGGCGATGAATTTAAAGCTAAACCAAAGAGAATGACCATTATAGCCATCACAGTTCTGGCAGCTAACTTTATGGGATTATTCTTTCTCTTATTCAGAGATAAATTTGGCAAAGCAGAACACTAGAAGCTTTACCTGAATTAATTTTAAATCCAAGCGCTTTGACCAGGCATTTAAAAGCATATCTATTTCCTTTATTGATGTTGGCCTATATTTTAGGTGATGCCTACATCATGGTATACAAAAGGGGTTATTTTTATCCTTATAATTTGCTGCCTGTTGCATGTTTTATTATTTACACGGCGATTTTTCATCTGCAAAATCTTGTTTTGTTTTTGGCCTTCTTTACTCCATTGGCTGTGTCCTTAAAGGAGCTCGGACTAACAGAGGGACCCGATCTCAGTCTTCCCACAGAACCGGTTATGTTTGGTATCATGCTTTTATATGTCATGATCCATTTTCAAAAGACGGTAACAGATAAAAAATTTCTGAATCATCCTCTGAGTATTTTAATTTTCGTTCAGTTACTCTGGATGTTTTTTACGACCTGCACAAGCACTGAGTTTGTAATATCACTTAAGTATCTGATCTCCCGTTTGTGGTTCATCTTCAGTGGGTACATCATCATTCCGCACCTGTTTCAAAACAGGAAGAACATGATCAACTTCATCCTTGTTTATTCTTTGGCTCTACTGATTGTTGTTTGCTATACAACAGTTTCACATGCCCGTTTTAATTTTGACGAAAAAATCGCTGACTGGATAGTTTCTCCTTTCTATAACGATCATACTGCTTACGGCGCAGCATTGGCCATGTTTATCCCGGTAATGGTTTCTTTTTGGTTTTTAAAATCTATTTCAAAGAGGGTTAAATTAATTTCCATCGGATTGTTCTTTATGTTTATGCTGGCGATAATTCTTTCCTTTGCCCGCGCAGGGTGGGGTAGTCTGGCCCTCGCCCTTTCCATTTATATTACCCTCTTTTTTAGAATTAAATTCAAAACTTTATTCGTTACTTTCTTTTCCTTATTGGGATTGTTTCTCATTTTTCAAACAGAGATTCTGATGGTACTGAGCAGAAACGACCAGGACGCTAAAGGTGGCTTTGGAAATAATATTCAATCTATGTCCAACATCTCAACCGACGCTTCCAATCTTGAACGTTTGAACCGCTGGAGCTGTGCTATTCGTATGTGGGAAGATAAACCCGTTTTAGGTTGGGGACCCGGAACTTACATGTTTAAATACGCACCTTACCAATTAAGCAGGGAGCTTACCATCATCAGTACAAACTTCGGTACTAACGGTAATGCGCATAGCGAATACCTCGGTCCTCTTGCAGAGCAGGGTCTGATGGGATTGATTATCGTCGTCATCATTCTCCTATATACAACTTCATTGGGATACAGACTCGTCTATTCCCTCGAAGACCGGGATGACCGAATTCTCTGCACGGGAATATTTTTGGGTATCATGACTTATTTTGTACACGGTTTCATCAATAATTTTCTCGATACTGATAAGCTTTCTCTGCCTTTCTGGGCCTTTGCTGCTGCTTTGGTGTGCTTTGATATTTATTATCCTAAAAAGAAAAAGGTTTAACCCGATCCTTTTCATTTCTGCCTCTTTTTCAAAAACAAGCAAAACCTTTATCCAGTTTCTTCGTATATGCTTCCGAAAAGGGCAATGCCACTAAAAGGAATTTTGTGCTAGTCAATTTTACATTATTTAAACTTTACATAAGAAAAGCTTCAAGATCAAACAATAATTTTACAGCACACATGTTGAGGTTTTTTACTATTTGTTTTTTATGTGTTTGCCTCGCTTTTAAGGCGAACGCTCAATGCAATGTTACAGTTTCTTCCACCGATGGTTACAATGTAAATGTCCGTGTCGCCTTGGTTTCAGTTATTCCCAGTAGCAATTCATGTCCCTGGGGTTACAATTACAATCTGGTAGTAACTTACACTGTAGCATTTACCGGTTCAAACATTCCAGGTTCTTTATATACCTTACAAGGTAATTTTACCTGCAACGGTCAAAATCTTTTTTTTGATTTACCAAACAATGCCGCAACAGGGTCATACACCACGGGTACAAATCCCTATATCGCTTCCGATGGTAATAATATTTATACGACTCATCCAAGTTGCACCGCGGCAAATCCTTCTAATTTAAATTGCGGTACAATTACCGTAGACATTAATGGTCCCGGCATCAATAATCAGACTGTTAACTGTAACTCTTCGGTAGTTCCTCTGCCAATAGGTCTGGCTTATTTTTCGGGAGCTTATACCAAAACCGGAATTATATTAAGCTGGCAGACACAAACGGAAACAGAAAATTCTTTTTTTACTGTTGAAAAAAGCGAAGATGGTATCGAATGGGTTCCATTAACAAATATTCCCGGAGCAGGTAACAGCCAGGTTTCAAAACAGTATTCTTTCCTGGATGCAAAGCCTTACGCAGGGATAAATTATTACCGTTTAAAACAGACAGATATCGATCAGAAATTTTCTTATTCTTCTGTAATCGCGGTCATGAATGCTTCAGAAAAGATCTCTTGCAGCAAGATCTGGCCAAATCCTGCTTCTTCAGATGTAAATTTTGAAATAACCAGCCCTTCTAATGGGAATGCCACCTATGAAATTATCAATGAAATCGGATCCATTGCAAACAACGGTGCTCTAGCGTACTTTACCGGAAAAAATGAAATGAAAATTTCTACTGAAAATTTGCCTGCAGGATATTATGTTTTGAGACTCGCTTTTCCAGGCGAGCTTAAGGTGCATTATAAACTTGTGAAAATCTGATTAGAAATTAAGATCGCTTACTTTCAAAGTTAGCAAAGCGATATCATCTGGAAATTCATTCTCTCCTTTAAATTCTTCTGCAAAATACAGCAGAGCCTCGTTTAAAAACTCAGGACCCGACTTATTATTTTTTGCAATAATTTCTTTCAGAGCTTCAACGCTCACCGAGTCATCTTCCATGTTCGAGGTGTCTGTAAGTCCATCGGTGTAACAAACCAGGGTAAATTCAGAAGTGTAATTAAACGTCTCCACATTAATCTGTGCGAGATTTTCGCTGATACCTAAAAGAGTGCACCCTTTACTTAATTCCTGGAATTTATTTTCGTAATAAAAAATAGGAGGGTTATGTCCCGCATTAATATAACTGAATTGCTGGCTCTTGGTATTAAGCTTAGCAAGGAAGAGAGATACAAATTTTTCGGACTTGGTGTTATCGATAACACGTTTATTTAATTCAAGAACAATGTCCTTTAAATTATGCGTGTAATTTATAAGGCTGTGAAGAGTAGCCTGCATATTACTCATAAGTAAGGCAGCTGCCACACCCTTGCCACTCACATCAGCCATACAGAAAATAAATTCGTGATTATTAAGTTTTATAAAATCATAATAATCTCCTCCAACTTGTTGATGCGGTAAGTATTTTGCTGCTACCTGGAATGCTTCAGTATTAGGCAATTCGCGCGGAAAGAGCATTTGCTGCATGCTTTGCGCTAACTCCAACTCCTTTTTTATAGTTGCTCTCTGAATATTTTCTTTGTAAAGTTTTTTATTTTCTATAGCAACAATTATAATATTGGTCAGCGTTTGAACATAAGGTAAATGTTTAATTGCAGCGCTGAGTTCAAGTTTTTCCTGGTTTACATCTCCTAATAAAACGAAAGCAAGCGGCGTGTGTTTGTGAAAAACCGGAATGACAATTTCAAAACTTTTACTTAATAAGCCTTTACTGAATGTAATTGTTTCAATCTCATGTATGGCTAAAAGTTCTTCTTCAAAAACGGTATTTGTAAATTCTTTACCCATCCCATATTTCA is a genomic window of Sphingobacteriaceae bacterium containing:
- a CDS encoding 3-deoxy-D-manno-octulosonic acid transferase, yielding MFFYNFIVRLYGFVILAASLRKEKAKQWVRGRKNWRLELSRKIAPFAGRKRVWVHCASYGEFEQGRPLMEAIRKQHPDYVIVLSFFSPSGYEAFKTWSGADLICYLPLDTRANAKAFISSINPNIALFIKYEFWVNFLFRLKKQNIPTFLVSAVFKPHHPFFKWYGGLFRRSLKTFTELFIQDDASAALLQSIGMKNYEVCGDTRFDRVVEIKNNFTPLPFFEEFCGNKKVIIAGSTWPKDEELLIEMFKNLNDPDLKLILAPHHVDDKTIQNLENLLSKNDLVYTLYSDQKQNSASSILIVNAMGLLNKIYHYATVTYIGGGFNSGIHNCLEPAVYLKPVLFYGGDDYHKYNEAIDLLKMGAAKNVSNANEAEKEILHFLNSHEEIKKVEERLSTYFAKNSGTTEKVLGFINWD
- a CDS encoding macrolide ABC transporter ATP-binding protein — translated: MEELISIRSLKKTYKIGDEIIEALKDVSLSIYKNEYVALMGPSGSGKSTLMNTLGCLDSPTSGQYILNGLSVAQMTDNELAEVRNKEIGFVFQTFNLLPRATTLDNVALPLVYAGFSKADREKRAKEVLESVGLGNRMNHKPNELSGGQRQRVAIARALVNNPAIILADEPTGNLDSKTSVEIMGLFEEIHKKGNTIILVTHEEDIALHAHRIVRLKDGLVESDSLNTKITTYKNRMEEMDKN
- a CDS encoding glycosyltransferase, yielding MQIVVNTRLLLKNRLEGIGWFGYQTLKRITRKNPNVHFVFLFDRPFDEEFIFSDNITPLVVSPQARHPFLYYAWLQLSVKGVLTKMKPDLFLSPDGFLSLGAPCKQLPVIHDLNFIHYPKDSKWLTAKYYNYYFPRFAKEASRIATVSEFSKQELISNYKIEASKIDVVYNGIHSFFKPLDELTKQKTKEKFSYGKNYFVNVGSLHPRKNIPSLIRAFSEFKKESHSDFKLVLAGPGFWGLSDINKTLEESAYKEDIIFTGRLSDEDLGLVLGSATALTFIPYYEGFGIPLVEAMEAEVPIITSNVTSLPEIAGDAALLVNPTEIHDVKNAMLRMYGEEALRNALIQKGRIQKQKFSWDKSADLLWESVLKTTD